Below is a window of Chloroflexota bacterium DNA.
AAGACGGCGCCGTTTCGCGATGGGGCAGGCGAATGAAACGGCTCCGCCGCCAAGTGCGCGACTTTGCACCGGCGCTGCTCTTGATCGCCGGCCTGCTGGCGGTTTGGGAAGTCGTGTCCCGGGCCGTGGAGATGCCGGACTGGCTGCTCCCGGCGCCCTCGGACATCGGCGCGTCGTTCGGCGAGGCCGCGCCCCTGCTCGGTCCGCACGTCGCGGCCACCGTCACCGCCGCCGCCGCGGGCTACGCCCTGGCCCTGGCGTCGGCCGTCGTGCTGGCGGCGGCGATCGATCGCTGGGGCCTGGCCCGCCGCGCAATCTACCCGCTGCTGGTGACCTCGCAGACCATTCCGACGTTCGCGCTGGCTCCGCTGCTGGCCATTTGGTTTGGGTTCGGCCTGCTGCCCAAGGTGCTGGTTGTGGCGCTGGTGTGCTTCTTCCCGATCGTGGTGGCGACGGTTGGCGGGCTGCGGGCCGCCGACAAGGAGATGCTCGATCTCGTGCGCGGCATGGGGGCCAGCGACCGGCAGCTGTTCGTCAAAGTGCGCCTGCCCGCAGCCGTGCCGTCGGTGATCTCCGGCATGAAGATCGCCGCCACCTACAGCGTCATCGGCGCCGTCATCGCCGAGTGGACTGGGGCCAGCCAGGGGCTGGGACTCTATCTGCTGCGGGCGTCAAACTCGTTTCAGACCGACCAGGTATTTGCCGTGATTGCCGTCATCGCGTTGCTGAGCATCGCGCTGTTCGGTTGCGTTGAGCTTGTGGGCCGCACCGTCGCACCGTGGACGGCGGCCAAGGAGGAGACCGCACGATGATGATTTCGCGACGCCGGATATTGGGTTTGATGCTCGGGGCCGCCGCCGTGCCGCTGGTGGCCGCCTGCGGCGAGGAGGCCAAGGAGCCGGCATCGGTCACGCTGATGCTGGACTGGGTCCCCAACACCAATCACACGGGGATCTACGTCGCCCGTGATTTCGGCTTCTATGACGACGAAAACCTGCAAGTCTCGATCGTCGAGCCCGGCGTGTCGGGCGTGGCGCAGGCCGTGGCGGGCGGGGCCGCCGAGTTCGGCATCAGCTTCCAGGAAGAGGTGACGCTGGCGCGCTCGGAGGACGTGCCGCTGGTGTCGGTGGCGGCCATCATTCAGCACAACACGTCGGGCTTCGCCTCGCCGGCGGACCGCAAGATTCGCCGCCCGCGCGACTTCGCGGGGAAGAAGTACGGCGCCTTTGGATGGGGTCCCGAGCGGCAGGTGTTGACGGCGCTGATGCAGTGCGACGGCGGCGATTTCAACCAGATTGAGTTCGTGGACATCGGGGCCGTCGACTACTTCGTTGCGTGGGAGCGCGGCGACGTGGACTTCGTGTGGATCTTCGAGGCCTGGGACGGCATTCGCGCCCAGCTGCAGGGATTCGAGCTCGACTACATCCGCCTGACCGACCTCGACTGCATCCCGGACTACTACACGCCGGTGCTCGCGACCAGCGAGGCGATGATCGCCGAGAACCCGGACGTCGTGCAGCGCTTCGTGCGCGCCACGGCCCGCGGCTACGAGTTGGCCATTGATGAGCCTTCGCGCGGTGCGGACACGCTGATCAAGGCCGTGGACGGCATCGACGCGGACCTCGTGCGCGCCAGCCAGGATTGGCTCAGCCCACGCTACGCGGAAGACGTTGACACGTGGGGCTGGCAGACGCGCGACACCTGGCAGGGCTACGCCAACTGGCTGGTGAATTACGACCTGCTCGCGCGCACGATCAATCCCGCCAACGCCTTCGATAACTCGTTCATCGAGAACGCCTGAGGCCGCGGGGGGTCGTTTGCCATTCCCGGAAACGCTAAGCATGTCCGGGAGAAGCGTTGCGAGATTCGGGGCTGGCTGCGGCCTGGATTTCCGCCTTTGGAGACCCTTGCACAGATGGTCGATATCCCACGCCCAAGCCTCGGATCACCCTCACCCTAACCCTCTCCCATCGAGGGAGAGGGGACCGGACCTGCGCTTCAATCTCCCCGGAAGGGATTGCGCAAGGGGCACCGTTCGCGGGAATGGCGAAGGCCTGAATTCCGGCTTTCGCCGCAATGACGAAGGATTGCTCACGGGTTTTCGGGGGACGACGTGAGCGCACCGTCCGGCGGCGCCGCAGCGACTCCGGCCGTGGCGCTGCGCGGCGTTCAGGCGACGTATGTCGAGCATGGCTTGCACGTCGAGGCGCTGCATGACGTCAACCTGACCGTCGCGCGGGGCGAGTTCGTGTCGGTGATCGGACCCAGCGGCTGCGGCAAGAGCACCATGCTCAACCTCATCGCGGGCATTGACCGCCCGAGCACCGGTGAGATTGCTGTCAACGGCCGCTCCGCAATCGGCCGCACGGGCCTGGTGGCGCACATGCCCCAGCGCGACTTGCTGCTGCCCTGGCGGACCACGCTGCAAAACGCCGTGCTCGGACCGGAGCTGCGCGGCGAACCGGACCGCGAGGCGCGGGCCCTGGCGCAGCTGGATCGGTTCGGCCTGGAGGGCTTTGCCGACGCCTACCCGCACATGCTCTCCGGCGGCATGCGGCAGCGCGCGGCCATGCTGCGCACGATCCTGCTGGACCGCGACACCCTGCTGCTCGACGAGCCGTTCGGCGCGCTGGACGCCCTGACACGCGGCGAAATGCAGGAGTGGCTGCTGGGCATCTGGACCGAGCTGGCCAAGACGATCCTGTTCGTCACCCACGACGTCGAGGAGGCGATCTTTCTGTCCGACCGCGTGTACGTGATGACCCGCCGCCCCGGCACGATGAAGCTGGTGCTGGCGATAGATCTGCCGCGGCCGCGCGAACGTGAGATGACCACCTCGCCGCCGTTCGTGGACGCCAAGCGCACGCTGCTCCACGCGCTGCTGGCCGAGACGCAGGGGTAGTCCGGGGCCGGCCTCGCGTGCTCGTCGAGTCCCTTCTCCCCTTGCGGGAGAAGGACAGGATGAGGGGTCAATAGCCTCGAAAAGGTCCGCGTAGCGGGGATTTGCTGCCGCATGAGGCGATTCGCCTGACACCCTCACCCTAACCCTCTCCCATCAAGGGAGAGGGAATCCGAACACCGACCATGAGAGCTAGTAACGGGCGCCACTCTCTCGCATTCGAACCTCACCAGACCGGTCCAGACCCAGTCATTGCGCCGAAGCGACAGGCCCCCGTTGCGGCGTCCACCGGCGCTCTCTATGCTCCGGTCGGCAACCGACCCACACCTCGATGGAGCCTCAGATGGCGCAAGTCTCAGCCGACCGACGGATCCCCGGATACCCCAACGACCCCGTGCGCGAGAAGCTCGAGCTCAAGCTCAGGACCTATGAGTACGAGTTCCCGTTCAACTACCCCAACGTCGACGTCGATCGCGTCTGGATTGGCGGCGAGCGGCACGGCATGGAGCTGTTCCCGATCAAGACGACCGACGGCTCCACGGCATCGACCCAGACGCCATCCGACTGGATCGTGATCCACGAGGACGAGCCCATGGTGCGGGTGGCCGTCATGGGCAGCGCCTGCACGCCGCCGGGATCGATTCTGCTCGAAGCCGACCCGATTCCCGGATTTC
It encodes the following:
- a CDS encoding ABC transporter substrate-binding protein, producing the protein MMISRRRILGLMLGAAAVPLVAACGEEAKEPASVTLMLDWVPNTNHTGIYVARDFGFYDDENLQVSIVEPGVSGVAQAVAGGAAEFGISFQEEVTLARSEDVPLVSVAAIIQHNTSGFASPADRKIRRPRDFAGKKYGAFGWGPERQVLTALMQCDGGDFNQIEFVDIGAVDYFVAWERGDVDFVWIFEAWDGIRAQLQGFELDYIRLTDLDCIPDYYTPVLATSEAMIAENPDVVQRFVRATARGYELAIDEPSRGADTLIKAVDGIDADLVRASQDWLSPRYAEDVDTWGWQTRDTWQGYANWLVNYDLLARTINPANAFDNSFIENA
- a CDS encoding ABC transporter ATP-binding protein; translated protein: MSAPSGGAAATPAVALRGVQATYVEHGLHVEALHDVNLTVARGEFVSVIGPSGCGKSTMLNLIAGIDRPSTGEIAVNGRSAIGRTGLVAHMPQRDLLLPWRTTLQNAVLGPELRGEPDREARALAQLDRFGLEGFADAYPHMLSGGMRQRAAMLRTILLDRDTLLLDEPFGALDALTRGEMQEWLLGIWTELAKTILFVTHDVEEAIFLSDRVYVMTRRPGTMKLVLAIDLPRPREREMTTSPPFVDAKRTLLHALLAETQG
- a CDS encoding ABC transporter permease; the protein is MKRLRRQVRDFAPALLLIAGLLAVWEVVSRAVEMPDWLLPAPSDIGASFGEAAPLLGPHVAATVTAAAAGYALALASAVVLAAAIDRWGLARRAIYPLLVTSQTIPTFALAPLLAIWFGFGLLPKVLVVALVCFFPIVVATVGGLRAADKEMLDLVRGMGASDRQLFVKVRLPAAVPSVISGMKIAATYSVIGAVIAEWTGASQGLGLYLLRASNSFQTDQVFAVIAVIALLSIALFGCVELVGRTVAPWTAAKEETAR